AAATTTATTTGTGGGAGATTGTATCTTCACCTTAACACCAAACAAGATGCAATTtgatgaaaagaaaagagcaaTCTTTAGCTTGTTTTGTGGTTCATTCATGTTTTCTTGATGAATGAACACTTTTCTTGATGAATTTTGAAGTTAGTAATTGGTTTGGTGGGAGACTGTATTTCACCTTTACAACAAACAATCTGCAATTTGATGTAAAAAAGCATTCTTTAGCTTGTTTTGTGGTTCATTCATGTATTCTTGTGTGGGACTTATGAAATAAGAGGGGGGGAAAAGCACGTGTATATTGAAGATGAAATGCAGTAGTATAAAGTTTTATAACCAATAGATGGTGTAATTTATGATCTCTGTGCCGTGAAAAGAGATAATAACTCAACTTCTAGAATACAAATAAGAAAATAGAGCAGACATAAAATGCAGTAAAAATGTGGAGAGTTGGAAGTGAGCGAAATAATTTAAGAAGTAATCTCTATCCCTCTCTACTTCTTCTTGGTAGAAGAAGCATCCTTCTTGGCAGCATCAGCATCAGCAGCAGCAGGGGCAGCGGCCGCAGCAGATTTGAGCTCGTCCCATGCCTCAATCCAGGTGACCATAGCATCAGCCAGCTTCAGGAAGTAGGGATCAATAGGGCCGAGCTTCTCTCTCACCAGCTTCGACAGCTCAACGTAGCATTGCTGCACGGTCTTGCTTTCCTTGGAGAGAACGACAGATTGGAAGAATGGGATGATATCCTCTTGCCAGTAGATTCCTTTGTATTCCTTCTTCAGATTCACAAACGGGTTGCTAGCCTTGCTGTGCCAGATATACGGGAGCCCCGTCTTCACCCCCAGACCCAAATGGTCAGTGATCACCTGCAAATGTGGCCACACATTCCACATTTAACTCGACTAttcaagatataattttttttcctggTTTCAACAGTGTATGAGTGTGAACAAACAAACACCTTAGTGCACCAGCCAGCCCACATGTCGTCGTATCTCCCGATCGGCTGGCCATCGCCCATGAGCCCAAAGTACATGGCAGCACCAATGAGCTCCCTGTCGAACGCAAGGTTCATCCCGCACATAGGGAAAAGGGTTCCCTTGGGAATTGTCAGGACAGCATCAACATACCTGTGAAGGAAAACGATTAGCAACAATCAAAGATGCAATTTTTATCAAGAAACCATCCAACCTGGTGTTGCGCTCGCGAGGCTTGACAAGCTGGGTTGGGGCGTCATAGTCAGGGATGTTGAGCCAGAGCCCGTGGGAGACAGCAGTTGGCGCTCCTTCCCTCATGCTGAAGGGGTAGCCGCGAACGAAGTCCGCACCCTCTCTGTAGGGGTCGTACAATGTGTTGAAGAAGAACGGTGTGGCTGGAGTCAGCAGGTTATGAATGTGTTGAGCCAACGCATTGATCTGTTCCCCACTTGGATCCTTGGCTACCTATATATTCATCCATTCCAATTCAGATACACTATTTGCTTACATATCAAATCAATTCCTGATAAATACATTCAATCAGTTGATCAACTAAACAAATACGCCAGTTTCTTGTTTAATCTCCTCAAACTATGACAAAGCAACTAACACTACATCAAATCTATAGCAAATCAGCGATTGATTAGATCACAAGCGATGAAGCAAATAGATTGGTTTCTTCTTAAATCTCTTCTAACTATGACAAAGCAACAACACTACATCAAATGCATAGCAAATTAGCAATTGATTTCGAAAAATGCACATGGCAAATCGGGACTAccctaattatttttttattattagtttaCTAATATTGATTAAAGAACggattttgatattttaattagtagtataaacAAACAAAGATTTTCTTCTTCGCATATTCCGGTAGACCATTGACTTCCCAAATCCCCAAATCGGAAAACACAAAACTCAGATCCAATCCCTAAACTCGCTCCCGCAACTCACAATTGAGTAAACgaagaagtaaaaaaaaaactcacgaAGCAATCGTCGTCAATGGTGAAGATGTATTTCTTCTTAGAAACTAGGAATCCGAAGCAGCGGCAAGCGGAGTCCTTGAAGGAGATGCAGGAGGCCTTGGGGCCGAGGATCCGGTTGATGTCGTTGCGGTTGTAGAGCTCGTAGTCGAAGCCCTCCGGGACGTGGATCTTCTTGGAGGGGTCCCCGTCCTGGACGATGATGAGGTGGTACTGCTCGAAGAAGGGCCTCCACATCTCCAGGAAGTCCAGGTTGCGGATGGTCGGGATCACGATGTCCAGCTCGTCTTTGAGCGGCGGCACCACTTTGCTCGCTGGCTTCGACGACATTTTTGGTGCTGAGGTGGTGGGAATGTGGGGAGATCTTGGGAGGGGGCTGTGGTGGTGGAGATGTGGGGAAGAGGGTTGATTTATAGGGGCGGGAGAGGGGGATTggtgtgagattgttgccttcTGCGTGAGTGGGGAATGGAGATTGACTTTTCCATGTGAGAACCTTCGGTTTAGAATTGCCGGTTTAGCTTTACAGACTCTACCGGTTCTACTCTCTTGAAAGAGGGAACCGGTCCGCGAAGGGGCTAACCGGTTTTAGTTTTGGAACTGAGATGCTTTTGGTTCTAACCTAACACAAATAGACAATATTGTGCATAGCCAAGTAGTTTGCAATTTCATCTCTTTTAACTTGAAATAGACGACCTAGTTCTTGGTTTGGGTTACAGTTTGACCTAGAACCGGGATCAATGGGTTGGTTCTACATTTGCTTTTTGGTGGGTGAGAAGTCTAGTACTATTAACTCCCAACTCAGTGTTTTAAAAATGAGATCGAGAT
This sequence is a window from Salvia splendens isolate huo1 chromosome 14, SspV2, whole genome shotgun sequence. Protein-coding genes within it:
- the LOC121763428 gene encoding UDP-arabinopyranose mutase 1-like; translation: MSSKPASKVVPPLKDELDIVIPTIRNLDFLEMWRPFFEQYHLIIVQDGDPSKKIHVPEGFDYELYNRNDINRILGPKASCISFKDSACRCFGFLVSKKKYIFTIDDDCFVAKDPSGEQINALAQHIHNLLTPATPFFFNTLYDPYREGADFVRGYPFSMREGAPTAVSHGLWLNIPDYDAPTQLVKPRERNTRYVDAVLTIPKGTLFPMCGMNLAFDRELIGAAMYFGLMGDGQPIGRYDDMWAGWCTKVITDHLGLGVKTGLPYIWHSKASNPFVNLKKEYKGIYWQEDIIPFFQSVVLSKESKTVQQCYVELSKLVREKLGPIDPYFLKLADAMVTWIEAWDELKSAAAAAPAAADADAAKKDASSTKKK